A region of the candidate division KSB1 bacterium genome:
GCGGCAACAGCGGTGTATTCCTGCGAGCGCCTCACGAAGGCGATCCTGCTTATACTGGCATGGAAGTCCAGGTGTTGGATGACTATGCCGAAAAATATGCGAAGCTAAGGCCCTGGCAATATACTGGCAGCGTTTATGCGGTTCAGGCGCCTTCTTCCCGAGCCAGTAAAAAAGCCAACGAATGGCAAAAAATGATCATTATTTGTAATGGCCCAAAAGTGACCGTCGTCCTGAATGACATTGAAATCATCAACACAAATTTGATCGATCATTTGGAAAAGGCACGAACCAATCCTGGGATAAAGAGGCGAAAGGGTTACATTGGGTTACAAAACCATAGCACGAAGATTGAATATCGAAATATTAGATTGCAGGAGTTGGAGTTAGTCACTTCAGATAATTAACTTGGATAATTCATGAATTGCAGTTTTAAGCTTAAAAATTCCTAATTGTCTAATGGGAAGGATCTATTTCCGAATGTTAAAAAATGCTGAATATTAAGTTAAAGGTTAAACCAAGGACTATAATTGGCCAAAACTTAATAACCCATAATGAGTAAAACAACCACGACAAATCCATAAACCTTCAAACCAAGCCAATATTGTCATGACATAAAATTTATTAAGGAGGTGAGCAATGAATAAAATTGATCTGAAAAAATATGATATAAAAATGATTCAAATGGGCATCAATTTTTGTATTTCCGCTTGTGTAGAATCTATGTTACGCTACCTTGCAAAACACATTCCTTATGCTCGCTTTCCTTTTGTTAACGTTTCTCTGGTTCAAGAGTATATCATGGGTTTAATGGTTATGAATACTTCCGACCACTTACCGTCGTTTGGCGCCATAAGAGATCACGTGGCTTGCAAATGCTGCAGATTTTGATATAGAAGTATTTTATCCTGACACATTCGATGATTGGCTTATAAATATCAAAAAAGAAATTGATGATAATTGTCCCATCGCCATTGTAACAAAACTTTCCTTCGGAGTTCATGCTCGTACTGTTCTTGGCTATGATGATGTTTCAAAAGAACTTATACTTTACAATCCTGGTATGACAATGACTCAGAAGTTTCCGTTACAAAAGGGAGATCAATATTGTATAGTATCTGGAGTTGAGAAATTTTCCTATGAAACAGCTCAGGAAGATTTTGAAGGTACAAAATAGTGCAAAGGATCAACTTACTATCCGTCCTAAAAGAGAATTGCACTTATAAGGGCATCTGAACTAATACCCGCTTAAGGCCATATACCGTCTCACCAAAGGGTAAGAATTTTCAGTTTGCGATTATGAATAATCGTAATCGTTTATGGTTAAACCAAAGGCCAATCCTCCTTATTATATAGCACCATGTTTACCTTGATGGTTTAAGGAAAAAGCTTTACATTAGAAAAAGTCAATCTTAGAATAGAATTACTAATGCCGAGAAAAATCAGTGAAATACAGCAAATAATACAAAAACATGAATATCGCTTTTCAGATCATGCAGTTAAGAGAATGATTCAAAGATCAATCGCGCGACACGAAGTTGAGGAAGCTGTTTTGACAGGTGAAATTATTGAGGACTATCCTGAGGACAAATATTCGCCAAGTTGTCTCATTTATGGCCAAACAGAAGCAGGAAGGGATTTACATATTCAGGCTTCTTTTCCTCCGAAGGTTATTGTAATTACTTTGTATGAACCAGATCCGGAAAAATGGATCGATTGCCGAATTAGGAGGTAATTTTTAATGAAATGTACTTTTTGTAGAGGAAAAGTCGAATCTCGAAAAGTAACCTTTGTTTATGATTATGACAATGATTACTTTTTAATCGAGAACGTACCTGCTGAAGTATGTGTACAATGTGGAGAGAAGACTTATTCTCCGGAAGTTACAGATGATTTAATTCATATTTCCCGAAAAACACTTAAACCTGCCAGGACAGTACAAGTGCCCGTGTTCGAATATACCAGTCAAGCCGTTTAGTGTTCTGCTTGCTTGGGCCGAAAATTGAAGCTCAGTTTTGGAAAAATAACGACCAACTGGCGGATCAAAAATGACATTTTTCTAGTTTGGTAAATGTAACACATCGCAAAATCTTTGGAGCACACTATGAGTAAACAAAACCCCGACAACTCAACACAAGCCAAAAACATCAACCGCCGTGGTTTTATCCGCTACTCAGCGGCAGCCGGCGCTGGATTACTTCTTTCTTCTGTACTATCCAAAGCCGCCGCCAAACAACCACACCCGATCAATACCGCGATTATCGGGGTCGGTCGGCAAGGCAAAATTTTACTCGATCTTCTCATTAAAATTCCAAATGTAAAAATGAAAGCGATTTGCGATATCTGGAAATATTCACAATTGATCGGTGAGAGGAGGTGCAAAAGCTACAATCACATCGTAACGGTTTATGAAGACTACAAAGAAATGCTGGCGAAAGAGAAAGAACTTGAAGCTGTTGTGATTGCCACACCGGATTTTGTTCATCATGAAATGACCAACGCCTGCCTGCGGGCAGACTTGCATGTCTACTGTGAGAAGGAGATGTCCAACGATATCGAAAAAGCCCGCAGTATGGTGCAAACTGCAAAACAGACAGGTAAATTATTGCAGATTGGCCATCAACGGCGCAGCAATCCGTATTATATCCATGCTCATCGGTTGATGCACAAGGACCGGGTTTTCGGCGATATCAATTCTATCAATGGCCAGTGGAATCAGCAAAAGCAGATAAGACCGTTTCCGCCGCGCCTGGCGAGCAAATATCCTATTGCTCCGGCTTTATTAAAAAAGTGGGGATTTACTTCGATGTCGGATTTTTATTACTGGCGCTGGTTTAATAAATTTGCCGGCGGCCCCATGGCCGATTTAGGCTCGCACCAGGTCGATATCTTCAATTGGTTTCTTGAAGCGCCGCCCGCCAGCGTATATGCGATCGGTGGCCTCGGTTATGCCCTTACCGAAGCCAAAGCAAACAATGTCGGTTTTACACCGGAATGTCTTGATCATACACTCGCTTTGTACGAATGGAAAACCAAACAAGGCACGGTGAGGGGTTATTACCAGGTAAACCTGACCACAAGTTACAATGGCTTTTATGAAGTTTTTATGGGCAAGAAAGGCTCTATGGTGATCTCCGAGATCCTGTCCAAACATGCCATGTTCAAAGAACGAAGCGCCGCTACCCTGGAATGGGAAGACGAGGCGGAAAAGCTTGAAATTGGCGGCGAGCAAGCCATGCTCTTCGATCCTTTGAAATCACGAAAAGCAAAAGGCAAAATGGACAAAGAGGGTTTAAAGATCGAACAAGATTTAGATAAACCTGCACATCAACCACACCTGGAAAATTTCTTTGCTGCCATTCGTGACGGTGTTCCGCTCAACTGTCCTGCAGAAGTCGGTTTCGAGACCTGTGTTTCTGTGTTAAAGACTAATGAGTCAGCTGTTACTGGGAAGAAGATTACATTCAATAGCCAAGATTTTGTTGCTTAGATAGGTTAATCCTAAACCTCTCAGGTTTTAGAAACCTGAGAGGTTTTTAGAATCGATTCTTCCTTTGTTAAATCCAACCAAATTCTCCCACAAAGCCATGGCGACGGTATTCGAGATACTGCTCTTCGAAAATTCCGTCGACGCCGAACTTGTCAGCAATGCAATATTCGAGGAAATCGACCGCATCGAACAAGAGCTGAGTTATTTCATTCCTTCGAGTGATATTTTCAGATTTAATCGATTGCAGGCCGGCCTGCCGTTACGACTGGGCGTGTCGGCATTTGATTGCATCACGCTTGCAAAAGAAGTCTATACTCAAACCAATGGCGCTTTCGATCCTACCGCAGGAGCATTAATCGCGGGGCGCAGACCCTGGGATGAACAGGAAGAAAATCCCATAGGGGGTATAGTTCCCCCTGAGAGTGAGGAGATGGCCCAAGTCGGAATGGATGCGATTGCTATTGATACTGAATCTCATAGCGCCACAAAACTGGCCGATGGCGTTACAATCGATCTGGGCGGCATCGGGAAAGGCTATGCACTCGACCAGGCCAAAACCATTTTGGAAGATTGGGGAATTGAGACAGCGCTCATCCATGCAGGTCAGAGTACTTCTCTGCCATTGGGAGCGCCACCGGATCAAAAAGGATGGCCTATGCGCATCCTGGATCCACGCAATGAAAAAGATGAGCTGGCCAGGTTCGAATTGCAAAATATGGTAATCAGTGCATCTGCTTCAATTAACGATTCTCATATTCTCGATCCATTTACAGGCGCTCCTGTTGAGAAACGATTGGGTGCGTGGGCCATCGCTGCAACGGGTGCAACGGCAGATGCGCTTTCGACTGCTTTTATGGTGATGGACTCAGAAAATATTCGGCGCTATTGCGAAGAACATTCTGATGTTTGGGCTTTCCTGGTAGAAATTGAAAACAGGATAAAATATTTTGGTGATTGGAAAAGATTTTCATTAGAATTGGTTTTTTAGTGGGCTTATAATCTTATCTGAACCAGGTTAATTTGAATAATATCAATTCTTTGAGATATGTGTTTATTTTCAATAATTTGGTATGATGGTTTGGGATAGTCTAGAAAAAATTTACTGTCAGTAATGCTGAGAATTGAATTTGAGCGTTTTTCACCGGGTTGTATCCTACTGTTGCTCCAAGCGATGGGAAACCTACAAGAAGGACAAATGCCAGAAATTCACCAGTGTCTTGTCATACCTGCAGATGAGCTGTGTCTCAATCCCGGAGGGAAGTCATGTTTATAGCCAATTGGGTTCAAAAAAACCCTTGACTTGCCATATGGCACAAATATAGGGGTGATATTGCATTTTCATTTCAGCACGAAAATCATCCTCTGTGAGAGATGCTGAAAACGAAGTGAGCAATGTCAATTATTAATAAATTATATAGCCAAGGTCATTGCGACTGTAAGGGAAAACCCGGATATTTTCTTTGTTCGGTTACTAAAACATCCTCAATTCGAACCCCGATGTTTTACGTATTTTTCAAACACAGGGTTTACTTTTTTCAATAAAACCGGTGATTTCATTAATTAAAATCCTTCTTTGAAAAATCTGAAATTAGAGAGATACGCGCTACTTGTTTTGCAGTCTCTATATTATAAACTCAAGTTAAATCTCATAAAATGAATTTTTTTTATGTCAAAAGATTCCATGCGTTAACTTGTTTTGTCTGACAAGATTCCTACGAAATGACACCGCTGATAAAGTCATAAATACCATTGAGCCCAATAGCTATTTTTTTTAAGGGGAGATTAGGAGGGGTAGATTTCTAAAACCCAAAAAAAACTAACAGACTTAATCATTTTAATTTTACTTCAAGCAATACCGGTCGATGATCTGAAGCCAAAGGCTCAGTGACTACCTGGATAGATATAATTTCAAATCGGTCTTTTGGCCGAACCATAATATAGTCAATTTCCGTACGGGCAGAGTCTGATGGAAATGTCAGATGATCTGTACCTTTTGCCGGAATCATCCAATGTTGCTTGAGCAAGTTGATTACCTCAGAATCGGGAGTCGAATTAAAATCACCACCTAAAACAACCGGTAAAGGTTCATCTCGAAAGAGGTCAACCACTTTTTGCGCCTGGGCATAGCGTTCTTCTGCCGTTCGATAAAAATGAATTCCGACAAAAACAATTTCTTTTCCATCCACTTCGATTCTGGCGGCTAAAGCGGATCGAGGTTCCGCTCCCGGTGGCAATTCGTAGTTAGTTGATTCTTTAATCGGCAATCGAGACAAGATTGCCATGCCATATTCGCCGCTGTCGTAATCCATGAATTTACCAAAGGCTGAATACATACCGGTTAATTGGCCTAATTCTTTAGCCTGATCCACTTTGTTGGTTCGGTTGGTGCCATTATCCACTTCTTGTAAAAATACAATATCGGGATTAAGTCTATTGATTACACCCGCTGTTCTTTCCAAATTCAATTGCCGATCCATCCCTTCCCCGTGGCGGATGTTGTAGGTGAGTAAACGAAAGGTAGGTTTGCTGCAGGCTTGGAACGAAATTGAGATTGCAAATAATGCAAACAGAAAAATTTTGAAATATCGTATCATCAATAGAGATTCAGGGTAGTATTTAGCTATCTATCTAGTTTATTAATTTGAATTTTTACTATACAGTAAAGTAATGGATCAAACTTGTTATAATCACTTATTTCTTCTGTTACTTCAATAACAAAGCTACGAGAAGCAACTTTTTAATTTAGGTGAAGCGCTTAAATCTAAAACCCGGATAGGTTTTTTTCAGAATTATGCGAATGGACCTGGCAGTTTTTAAACGCTGCGAATTAGCATTTTTAGCTTTCTATGGAAAAAACCTTCCAGGTCTTAGTACGTTTAAAAATAATTTTTGCTGAAAACCAAATGAAACCAAAATCTGAAAACAAAGCATGGACAATTTTAACGAAAAAAACGACTCCTATTTGTGTTTTCGTAGTGCTTATTCTTTTTATAGCCTTGTTATTCAGACTTGGGATTTGGGTTGGCTATTTAGGCAAACCGTACACTTTTATCCATCAGGACACAAACTCTTATTGGCAAACCGGGATTGAGTTAATTACAAAAGGCCAATTCCCCGGTTTCTTAAGAACGCCGGTTTACCCCTTCTTTCTGGGTTTTCTAAATCAAATATTCAGTTTGTCTTCCCCGGCCATTGCGCTGGTCCAAATCAGTATTTCGATGATTACATTAGGTTTGATGTTTTACTTCGCTTACCAACTGTTTGGTAAAAGATGTGCCATCATCGCCATGCTTTTTTTTGCATCGGACATTCCAACCTGTATCTCAAACAATCAGCTTATAACCGAAACTGTTTTCACATTTATGTTGATGTGCACAGTGATCGCGATAGTGCGTCTATCAAGAAAAGACGCTAGTATTGTATATTCCTCATGGGTTGGATTGGGTTTTTCACTCCTTTGTCTCTGCCGTCCTATTGCGTTATTTTTATTCATTCCCGTAGCGGCCTGGTATTTTTTTATTCGCCGAAAGAATTCACAACGAGTTTATATTCATGTTCTCAGCTTCCTGGTTTGCTCTCTTCTTTTGCCATCAGCCTGGACTTATCGAAATTATATCCATACGGGACAAATATTCTTCTCAACAATTTCTTCAGCGAGTTTATACGAATATCGTGCAGCCTGGAATTATGCCCGGATTACCAATCGGCCATTTTATACGGTACAAGCTGAATTCCGTCAAAAGAAAGAGAAAGTCCGTAAAGAAGAAAGTCTAAATGAAGGTGAATTGGCACAACGATTCCAGGCTGAAGGAATTCGTATCCTTTTAAAATACCCTCTCTTAACTTTACGGCAAGGTGTTGAAGGTTTTTTCAAAATGTATTTTGGTATATCAAATGCCGGGATTAATGCTCTAATCCCAAAGGCTGAAAACCAGCCTTTGAACTTTGCCGAATCTTTTAATAATCCAGGCAAAAAGGATCTTGGCAAATTATTAAATCAAACTTTCAAAGGACAAAACTTTTGGATTGTTGGAATTAAGGGTTGGACTATTTTGCATCTGCTTTTGCTGTATTCCGGCTTCATTCTTTTAATACCATTTATACGGGATAAACAAAAAAATCATGCAGTGTTTTGGCTTCTTGTGATCATTGTTGGATATTTCACCCTTTTATCAATAGGCGCGGAAACGACTTCCAGATTCCGTGTAGCCATTGTACCCATGTTAAGTATCCTTAGTGGGATTGGATGGGCAACCTTGTTTGAGGGTGAGGTTAAGGTTAAGTTTGAGGCTTAGGTTTGAGAGAAGGACGATTTGTGAGGTGCGGTATCGTTTCCTTGCTAGGTTCGCCAATGATTCGCGTGGCTAGCACGAAAATTGAAATCATGTAGATGACGACAATTATGCCCGGAATGGTTACGAAGCGCTCATTTTACATCACCTCACGCAATTAGTCAGACCCAAACAAATAATTATTTGCCACGATCTCTGCTGTTGTTATTGGTTCAGGATATTATTTACAAACAGCATCCCACCTTAAATCTTAAATTTTAGTTACAATCCCATTCCTACCTTTTTTATTTTACTAAAGCGGAAAAATCCTCTATATTTTACCTTTCTTAGCTTATTATTCCACATAGAATAACCGATCAGTTTATAAGCTTATTTAACAATCGCATAAACCAGATTTCATGGAGGAAACAATGTCAAATCAGATAGTTGAATATCTCAAGGATGAAACGGATTATTTACTCAACCATAAATGTATCGTAAATAAAGATCAGCTACACCTTCCCGGACCTGATTTTATCGATCGGGTTTTTACGCATACGGATCGTCCGACAAAAGTATTGCGTAATTTTCAATCCATCTTTAACCACGGACGATTAGCGGGTACCGGCTATCTTTCTATATTGCCGGTCGACCAGGGTATCGAACACAGCGCCGGCGCTTCCTTTGCACCAAACCCAGCTTATTTCGATCCTGAGAATATTGTCAAATTAGCCATCGAAGGTGGTTGTAATGCGGTCGCTTCAACATTGGGTTCCCTGGGGTCGGTGGCAAGGAAATATGCACATAAAATTCCGTTTATCGTAAAAATAAACCACAATGAATTTCTCTCCTACCCGAATAAGTTCGACCAGATTTTATTTGGCAGTGTCGACCAGGCATTTGAAATGGGCGCTGTTGTAGTGGGTGCAACCATTTACTTCGGATCGGATGAAAGCGCACGCCAGATTGTAGAAGTTTCACAGGCTTTTGAATATGCCCATAGCCTGGGATTGGCTACAATTTTATGGTGCTATCTCCGAAATTCAGCTTTTAAAGTAGATGGCACCGACTATCATCTTGCAGCCGATTTAACCGGTCAGGCCAACCACTTAGGCGTAACCATCGAAGCGGATATTATCAAGCAAAAGCTACCTGAAAACAATGGTGGCTACAATGCGATCAAATTTGGCAAGACTCATAATAAAGTCTATTCAGAATTGTCCTCAGATCATCCTATCGATCTTACGCGCTACCAGGTTGTCAATTGTTATATGGGTCGCATCGGGTTGATCAATTCTGGCGGTGCATCTGGTGATGATGATTTCGGCCAGGCTGTCCGAACTTCTGTAATCAACAAACGCGCCGGTGGTACTGGGTTAATTTCAGGCCGCAAGGCATTTCAAAGACCCATGGCAGATGGCGTTAAGTTGCTGAACCTGA
Encoded here:
- a CDS encoding DUF4258 domain-containing protein, producing the protein MPRKISEIQQIIQKHEYRFSDHAVKRMIQRSIARHEVEEAVLTGEIIEDYPEDKYSPSCLIYGQTEAGRDLHIQASFPPKVIVITLYEPDPEKWIDCRIRR
- a CDS encoding type II toxin-antitoxin system MqsA family antitoxin, which gives rise to MKCTFCRGKVESRKVTFVYDYDNDYFLIENVPAEVCVQCGEKTYSPEVTDDLIHISRKTLKPARTVQVPVFEYTSQAV
- a CDS encoding Gfo/Idh/MocA family oxidoreductase, translated to MSKQNPDNSTQAKNINRRGFIRYSAAAGAGLLLSSVLSKAAAKQPHPINTAIIGVGRQGKILLDLLIKIPNVKMKAICDIWKYSQLIGERRCKSYNHIVTVYEDYKEMLAKEKELEAVVIATPDFVHHEMTNACLRADLHVYCEKEMSNDIEKARSMVQTAKQTGKLLQIGHQRRSNPYYIHAHRLMHKDRVFGDINSINGQWNQQKQIRPFPPRLASKYPIAPALLKKWGFTSMSDFYYWRWFNKFAGGPMADLGSHQVDIFNWFLEAPPASVYAIGGLGYALTEAKANNVGFTPECLDHTLALYEWKTKQGTVRGYYQVNLTTSYNGFYEVFMGKKGSMVISEILSKHAMFKERSAATLEWEDEAEKLEIGGEQAMLFDPLKSRKAKGKMDKEGLKIEQDLDKPAHQPHLENFFAAIRDGVPLNCPAEVGFETCVSVLKTNESAVTGKKITFNSQDFVA
- a CDS encoding FAD:protein FMN transferase, which encodes MLNPTKFSHKAMATVFEILLFENSVDAELVSNAIFEEIDRIEQELSYFIPSSDIFRFNRLQAGLPLRLGVSAFDCITLAKEVYTQTNGAFDPTAGALIAGRRPWDEQEENPIGGIVPPESEEMAQVGMDAIAIDTESHSATKLADGVTIDLGGIGKGYALDQAKTILEDWGIETALIHAGQSTSLPLGAPPDQKGWPMRILDPRNEKDELARFELQNMVISASASINDSHILDPFTGAPVEKRLGAWAIAATGATADALSTAFMVMDSENIRRYCEEHSDVWAFLVEIENRIKYFGDWKRFSLELVF
- a CDS encoding endonuclease/exonuclease/phosphatase family protein produces the protein MIRYFKIFLFALFAISISFQACSKPTFRLLTYNIRHGEGMDRQLNLERTAGVINRLNPDIVFLQEVDNGTNRTNKVDQAKELGQLTGMYSAFGKFMDYDSGEYGMAILSRLPIKESTNYELPPGAEPRSALAARIEVDGKEIVFVGIHFYRTAEERYAQAQKVVDLFRDEPLPVVLGGDFNSTPDSEVINLLKQHWMIPAKGTDHLTFPSDSARTEIDYIMVRPKDRFEIISIQVVTEPLASDHRPVLLEVKLK
- a CDS encoding glycosyltransferase family 39 protein — its product is MKPKSENKAWTILTKKTTPICVFVVLILFIALLFRLGIWVGYLGKPYTFIHQDTNSYWQTGIELITKGQFPGFLRTPVYPFFLGFLNQIFSLSSPAIALVQISISMITLGLMFYFAYQLFGKRCAIIAMLFFASDIPTCISNNQLITETVFTFMLMCTVIAIVRLSRKDASIVYSSWVGLGFSLLCLCRPIALFLFIPVAAWYFFIRRKNSQRVYIHVLSFLVCSLLLPSAWTYRNYIHTGQIFFSTISSASLYEYRAAWNYARITNRPFYTVQAEFRQKKEKVRKEESLNEGELAQRFQAEGIRILLKYPLLTLRQGVEGFFKMYFGISNAGINALIPKAENQPLNFAESFNNPGKKDLGKLLNQTFKGQNFWIVGIKGWTILHLLLLYSGFILLIPFIRDKQKNHAVFWLLVIIVGYFTLLSIGAETTSRFRVAIVPMLSILSGIGWATLFEGEVKVKFEA
- a CDS encoding class I fructose-bisphosphate aldolase, whose protein sequence is MSNQIVEYLKDETDYLLNHKCIVNKDQLHLPGPDFIDRVFTHTDRPTKVLRNFQSIFNHGRLAGTGYLSILPVDQGIEHSAGASFAPNPAYFDPENIVKLAIEGGCNAVASTLGSLGSVARKYAHKIPFIVKINHNEFLSYPNKFDQILFGSVDQAFEMGAVVVGATIYFGSDESARQIVEVSQAFEYAHSLGLATILWCYLRNSAFKVDGTDYHLAADLTGQANHLGVTIEADIIKQKLPENNGGYNAIKFGKTHNKVYSELSSDHPIDLTRYQVVNCYMGRIGLINSGGASGDDDFGQAVRTSVINKRAGGTGLISGRKAFQRPMADGVKLLNLIQDVYLNKEVTIA